TTATCCTGTAAAGCTAACAAATCTCTTAGCGCTTCACGGACAAAATCTATGGTAATGGCACGGCCGGTAAAGTTGGCGTTGGCAATTACCCGGTTTAATGCCCCTTCCAGTTCGCGGACATTGGAGCGCAAACGTTTGGCAATGAAAAACGCCACTTCGTCCGCCAGGTTAATATTGCTTTCCTGGGCCTTGCGCTTAAGGATCGCCACCCGGGTTTCCAGCTCTGGCGGTTCGATCGCTATGGTTAAGCCCCAGCCAAAGCGGGATTTAAGGCGATCTTCCACCCCGTCGATTTCTTTCGGATATCTGTCACTGGTAAGAATGATCTGCTGGTTGCCCTCAAGCAAGGCATTAAAGGTATGGAAAAACTCTTCCTGGGTGCGTTCTTTATTGGCAAAGAACTGGATATCATCGATCAGCAAGGCGTCCACCGAGCGGTAGTACTGCTTAAACTTTTCAATGGCATTGTTTTGTAATGCCCGGACCATGTCCTGAACAAAGCGCTCGGAATGCATATAGGCGATTTTGGCCTTAGGCTTGTTGATCAAAATACCATTACCTACGGCATGCAAAAGGTGGGTTTTACCCAAACCGGTAGCACCGTAGATAAATAAGGGGTTGTACGCCGATCCCGGGTTGTCCGCCACCTGGGAGGCCGCGGCCCTGGCCAGCTGGTTGGACTTACCTTCAACGAAATTGTCAAAGGTATATTTGATCCTGACGTTAGTGGTTTTCGGCAGGTTGGCTTCCGGCTCGGGCGGCTTGCTTGCTGCCAGCCCCTGGGGCACGACTTTATCCGCATTCCCGCTTTGCTCGCCTGAGGCCGCCGGCTCGGGAATACTGCCGACATCAAA
This genomic window from Thalassomonas viridans contains:
- the dnaA gene encoding chromosomal replication initiator protein DnaA, whose translation is MRFISGSFWLDHSLWQRCLSVLQEELPAQQFSMWIRPLQCVVHDNIMTLYAPNRFVLDWVRDKYVNRINELVSLLDTTNPPLLRFDVGSIPEPAASGEQSGNADKVVPQGLAASKPPEPEANLPKTTNVRIKYTFDNFVEGKSNQLARAAASQVADNPGSAYNPLFIYGATGLGKTHLLHAVGNGILINKPKAKIAYMHSERFVQDMVRALQNNAIEKFKQYYRSVDALLIDDIQFFANKERTQEEFFHTFNALLEGNQQIILTSDRYPKEIDGVEDRLKSRFGWGLTIAIEPPELETRVAILKRKAQESNINLADEVAFFIAKRLRSNVRELEGALNRVIANANFTGRAITIDFVREALRDLLALQDKLVTIDNIQRTVAEYYKIKVADLLSKRRNRSVARPRQIAMALSKELTNHSLPEIGDAFGGRDHTTVLHACRKIKTLREETHDIKEDYSNLIRTLSS